A portion of the Pseudomonas koreensis genome contains these proteins:
- a CDS encoding TIGR02450 family Trp-rich protein, whose product MNRINPRKLLLSKWTAAHPQNREKHFLVTELIRDEEGTVLEVELQAVLTQRSERLDWQVLRDAEHWILGWK is encoded by the coding sequence ATGAACCGCATCAATCCGCGCAAATTGCTGCTGTCGAAATGGACAGCAGCCCACCCGCAAAACCGCGAGAAACATTTTCTGGTCACCGAACTGATCCGCGACGAGGAAGGTACGGTGCTGGAGGTTGAATTGCAGGCGGTGCTGACCCAGCGCAGCGAGCGACTGGACTGGCAGGTGCTTAGAGACGCCGAGCACTGGATCCTCGGCTGGAAATGA
- a CDS encoding YbgA family protein: MSTASLSKPKIAISACLLGEEVRYNGGHKESRLCSRTLAEYFDFVPLCPEVAIGMGIPREPIRLVGDPEQPEAVGTVDRAINVTKPLAEYGEKMAGELQDLSGYIFMQQSPSCGLERVKVYHANGAPVNGGGRGIYAQAFCAQHPDLPVEEAGRLNDPVLRENFITRVLAYSAWQQVLAQGLTRRAITEFHSRYKYLLMAHNPLQYKTLGKMLGNMANSDPAELGPRYFSELMAALKRCATRGTHCNVLLHLSGYLKQSLSAEDKQEMQHVIRQYRQGIVPLVVPLTLLKHHFRLHPDPYIAQQVYLQPHPENLSLRNAI; this comes from the coding sequence ATGTCTACAGCTTCCCTGTCCAAGCCGAAGATCGCCATCAGCGCCTGCCTGTTGGGCGAAGAGGTGCGCTACAACGGTGGGCACAAGGAATCACGGCTGTGCAGCCGTACCCTCGCCGAATATTTCGATTTCGTCCCGTTGTGCCCGGAGGTCGCCATCGGCATGGGCATTCCCCGCGAGCCGATTCGGCTGGTGGGCGACCCTGAGCAACCTGAGGCCGTCGGCACCGTCGACCGGGCCATCAATGTCACCAAACCACTGGCCGAGTACGGCGAGAAAATGGCCGGCGAGCTGCAGGACCTTTCCGGCTACATCTTCATGCAGCAGTCACCGTCCTGCGGCCTGGAGCGGGTCAAGGTCTATCACGCCAACGGCGCGCCAGTGAACGGTGGCGGACGCGGCATCTATGCGCAGGCTTTCTGTGCGCAACATCCTGACCTGCCAGTGGAAGAAGCCGGACGCCTGAACGATCCGGTGCTCCGGGAAAATTTCATCACCCGTGTATTGGCCTACAGCGCCTGGCAACAAGTGCTCGCCCAGGGCCTGACTCGCCGCGCCATTACGGAATTCCACTCTCGCTACAAATACCTGCTGATGGCGCACAACCCGCTGCAGTACAAAACCCTCGGCAAAATGCTCGGCAACATGGCCAATAGCGACCCCGCCGAACTCGGCCCGCGCTATTTCAGCGAACTGATGGCCGCACTGAAGAGGTGCGCTACACGTGGCACTCACTGCAACGTGCTGCTGCACCTCAGCGGATATTTGAAACAATCGCTGAGCGCCGAAGACAAACAGGAAATGCAGCATGTCATCAGGCAATACCGCCAGGGCATCGTGCCGCTCGTGGTGCCATTGACCCTGCTCAAGCACCACTTTCGCCTCCATCCGGATCCATACATTGCGCAGCAGGTTTATCTGCAACCGCACCCGGAAAACCTCAGTCTGCGAAATGCGATCTAA